A stretch of DNA from Roseovarius sp. M141:
CGCAGTTCAACGAATTGCGTGCCCTTGGATCTACTGCACAGGCGCCCGGTCTATGTTTGCCAGAGGCGCTGGCGGGTGCTGTGCAAACGGCAGGCGCGGGCAGGTTCGAAATTGCGGATGTGGGGCAGGACCGGCGGCAGCTTTGGTTTGACAGCCCCATAGACGTACTCAGGCATCTCCAGCAAACCGGTGTGAATGCGGTTGCGGCGAACACCTGGACCCGCGCAACCCTCGCGCGTTTTAGCGCGCGATATATCGAAGCGTTTGGCGCCCCCGGAGGCGTGCCGCTCACCTATCATCCGATCTGGATTATCGCGCACAAGGACGCCTGAAGCGTTTTGCACACAATCCGGGTTACAGATTTGATGCCAAAATGCCCGCAACACTGAAGAGGCACGGACCTTTTCCCGGGTTCGGAAAAAACGCAAAGTGCTTTAGCTCAATCTTGTCAGATGGCGCCGCAGGATCGCGTCCGCCCTCGGGGCGTCCCGGTCGTGTATCGCCGCGATGATAGCATGGTGGTCAGGCTCCGAGCGCGGCTTCCAGCGGTCGGCATATTTGGCAAAGAAGTGGCGCGCATGGAGCAGTTGCAGATTGTTGATCTCTTCTGTCAGGCGCGGCATGTTGCACCCTGCGATGATGGCCATGTGGAACATGCGATTGGCTTCTTCCCACGCAAAAGCGGTCTCTGCCGCATCGCATTGCGCCTGAACCGTCTCAGCCTTGGAAATTTGCGCAGCGGTCAGTTTCGGCACCGATTGCAAGAGAGCCACGGGTTCCAACGCACGACGCATCAGCCGCAGCTCATCCACCGTGTTCCTGTCCAGCGGCGCCACGCACATGCCCCGGCGCGGCAGGCTGGTGGCAAGGCCTTGTGCTGACAAATGCAACAAGGCTTCGCGCACGGTCACATGGCTGACGCCAAATTCACGCGCAATTTGGTCTTGGCCAAGCTTTTCGCCCGGCCGAAATTCTCCCCGGACAATTTTCATTGTCAATACACGTGCGATCTGGTCTGATTTTTTGCTGTGGGGAATATTCACGGATATATTCAAAATATTGTGGCTGCATCTTCCCAACTACAGGAATTTGGTGGCCTGTAGAAGGTGAATAAATGCGTCGAGTCCGGACGTTGCAGGTGGCGATAGGCCCTACTGGATCGCAGACGGAAATCTGGAACCTGACCCCGTCAATCTGACTGTGATCCGGCCCTTTGCCGCGCGGCGCGTAGGCGGCGGAGCGGGGTGCGTTTTGACTTCGTGAGTGCCGTTGACAGATAGCCGAGCCTGTTTGTGACAAACGATACGCTAGAAAAACACCGTCAACTGGCGAATTCTCACTCCGCCGTTGACAGAATATTATCAGAGAAATAGTTTGCAGCTTCAACCGTTGGGGTGCCGGTATCGGCTGAGAGGCGAAAGCTAACCCATCGAACCTGATCCGGGCCATACCGGCGGAGGGAACGGTGAAATTGCAGTTCTGGCTGCCGCTCCCGCACACCGTCTGTCCGCGACCCGCTGCAACACTAGGGGTCTTGATGACATTTCAGGCATTGAGCGTCGCGGGGCCGCACAGCGGCGGTGGATGTGCTGGCCATCGGGCAGGTCCACCGGGTAGTGCATCACTTCCACGAGGTTTGGCGCATTGACTGAGGTTACCATTCTCGGCGCCGGGGTGGCCGGGCTTTGGGCCGCGCGCGCCTTGTTGGCGCATGGCATTCGACCGCAGCTATTTGACCGCCACGGCCCGCCGGGGCCGCATGGCTGCTCGTGGTGGGCGGGCGGTATGTTGGCGCCCGATTGCGAGGGCGCAGTGGCCGAACCTGCCGTGGTGATCCATGGGGCCGGTGCCGCCGCGCATTGGGCCGAAGTCACCGAGGTGCAGAGCAACGGCACGCTGGTGCTTGCGCTTGATCGGGACCGCGCCGACCTTGGGCGTTTCGCCAGCCGCACCAGCGGCCATCGCACGGTGACGGCCGATGAAATCGCCGCGCTGGAACCGCATCTGGCCGGTCGGCATAGACGCGGGCTGTTCTTTGCGGATGAGGCGCATCTTGTCCCGCGGCGCGCGTTGGCAGACCTCACGGCGGGTCTGGCCGCAGAAGACGTTACGGTGCAGCGCGTCGAGGCCAAGCCCGGCGATCTGCCCGGCATCGTCATCGACTGCCGCGGGTTCGCAGCGCAGGCAGATTTGCTGAATTTACGGGCCGTGCGTGGTGAAATGGTGCTGCTGCGCGCCCCGGAAATCGAACTGACGCGCCCGGTGCGCCTGCTGCACACGCGCCATCCGCTCTACATCGTTCCGCGCGGCGACGGGCTGTTCATGCTGGGCGCCACCCAGATCGAAAGCGCCGCGCGCGGCCCGGTCACGGCACGTTCGGCGCTGGAGCTTCTGTCTGCGGCCTATGCGCTTGACCCGCGCTTTGGCGAGGCGGAAATCGTTGAATTTGGGGCTGATCTGCGGCCTGCTTTTCCCGACAACGTGCCGCGCATCATCCAGCGCGGCCGCGTGCTGCATCTCAACGGATTATACCGCCACGGTTATCTAATGGCGCCCGCACTGGCGCGCCAGGCGGCGGGTTTTATCGCAACCTCGGAGAAGGGGGATCTTTTCCATGATGATTGATGTCAACGGCGCCGCGCACAAGATCGACGCCGCCAATCTGGCTGCGGCGCTGGAGCAACTGGGCTGGGGTGAGGCCCGCGTGGCGACCGCGCTGAACGGTCGCTTTGTCCCCGTCTCGCAGCGGCCAAACACGCCCTTGTCGGCTGGCGACCGGCTGGAAGTGTTGACCGCGATGCAGGGGGGCTGAGGATGCGCGATTTTTATGGTGTCACGCTGGACAACCCGCTGATGCTGGGCACCTCGCAATACCCCTCGCCTGCGGTGTTGGAGGCCGCGTTTCGCGACTCGCGCGCGGCGGTCGCCACCGTTTCCCTGCGTCGTGAGCAGGGCGCGGGGCAAGCGTTCTGGGATTTGGTGCGCTCGCTTGGCGTGCATCTTCTGCCCAATACCGCCGGATGCCACAGCGCCCGCGAAGCGATTACAACCGCCCATATGGCCCGCGAATATTTCGAGACCGACTGGATCAAACTGGAGGTGATCGGCCATGACGACACGCTTCAGCCCGACCCGTTTGAATTGGTCGAGGCTGCCGAAGCCCTCTGCGCGGCTGGTTTCAAGGTCTTTCCCTATATGACCGAAGATCAGGTGATCGCCGCGCGACTGGTCGAGGCAGGCTGCCGGGTGTTGATGCCTTGGGGGGCGCCGATCGGCTCGGGGCTGGGGCTGGCCAATCCTTATGGGCTACGCAACCTTCGCGCTGCCTTTCCTGATCTGGCATTGGTGGTTGATGCGGGTCTGGGCCTGCCCAGCCACGCGGCGCAGGCCATGGAGATGGGCTATGACGCGGTTCTGCTGAATACCGCCGTGGCGCAGGCCGACGATCCCGCCGCCATGGCGCGCGCCTTCGCGCTTGCCGCAGAGGCGGGCAAACTCACGGCCACCTCCGGCCCGATGCCAGCACGCGACATGGCTGTTCCATCGACTCCTCTGATCGGAAAGGCATGGCTATGACGGCGAAGCTGCCCCGTTTCTACCCGATTTTCGATAGCGCCGATTGGATCGCGCGGGCCATGGCCGTGGGGGTGCGTCTGGTGCAACTGCGCGTCAAGGACACACCTGAACCCGCGCTGCGTGAGGAAATCCGCCGTGCGCTGGCGCTGACACGCAAACATGGCGCCGCGTTGGTGATCAACGACCATTGGCAGATCGCCCTTGAAGAGGGCGCCGATTGGCTGCACCTGGGTCAGGAAGACCTCGACACCGCGGATATCAAGGTTATTCGCCGCGTCGGCATACGCCTCGGACTCTCAACCCATGACCACAGCGAGCTTGATCGTGCGCTGGCGCTTGCGCCCGACTATATCGCGCTTGGCCCTGTTTATCCGACGATCCTGAAACAGATGAAGTGGCGCGAACAGGGGCTTGATTGCGTGACCGAATGGAAGCGCCTATGCGGTGATGTGCCTGTTTGCGCCATCGGCGGCCTTTCGGTCGCGCGTGCGCCGGGTGTCTTTGCCGCCGACGCCGATCTGGTGGCGGCAGTCACCGACATCACGCTGCACGCCGACCCCGACATGCGGATGCGCGCGTGGCTGGAGACCTGTGGATGAGCCGTTACGCACGTCAAATGATCCTGCCGCAGGTCGGCACCGAAGGGCAGGCGCGGCTACAGTCCGCGCATGTTCTGGTGGTCGGCGCCGGCGGGCTTGGGGTGCCGGTCATGCAGTATCTGGCGGGCGCGGGCGTCGGCATGCTGACGCTGATCGACGGTGATCACGTCGAAGAAGGCAACCTGCATCGTCAGCCGCTGTATCGCATGGCGGATATCGGTCGGCCCAAAGTGCAGGCAGCGGCAGAGGCGATCCGCAGCCTCAATCCCGATACTCAGGTTTGCGCACAGGTGGCGTGGCTCGACCCCGACATCGCGCCGGACCGCGTTGCCGCCGCCGATCTGGTGCTCGATTGCGCCGATACTTTTGCCGCGAGCCTCACCCTTTCGGACGCCTGCCGCGCGGCGGGCAAGCCGCTGATTACCGCATCGGCGCTGGGTTTGCAGGGCTATGTCGCAGGGGTCTGCGGCAACGCACCCTCCTTGCGGGCGATCTTTCCCGATCTGCCGATCTCGGCGCCCACCTGCGCCACTGCCGGCGTCCTCGGGCCGGTCGTCGCCATGATGGGGGCGTTGCAGGCGCAGATGGCGCTCTCTGTGCTTTTGGGCCTGTCGCCCACGCCGCTGGGGCAGATGATGATTTTCGATGCCGAGCGCTGGCGGATGGCTGAATTCCGCTTTGACGACGCGCCCGAACCTGTGGCCGATTTACCCTTCATCGCGGCCTCTGCGATTTGCACCGGCGATCTGGTCATTGATCTGCGCACCGAAGCCCCGGCCCCGTTCCGCCCCGATGCGCTGCACCTGTCCGCCGATGCCCTCACCGGTATCCGCATCGCCCCCGAAATCAGGCGCATCGTCCTTGCCTGCCGCACGGGCCTGCGCGCGCATAACGGCGCCCAGACCTTGCGGACCCGCTGGCCCGGCGAAATCGTCCTGCTGAGCGTGACCGACGCATAGGACAGGCACGGCCCCCTTCAATCTTCGATCTTCCACCGGTTGGCGATAAACCACCGGCCTCCCGCCGGTCCGCGAATGTCAAAGCGTGCAATTTCACACCACCCGGAGGGCTGGCAGAGCGTGATAAAATCAGCTTGCCGCAATTTCCCTTGCTTGGTCACGCAGGAGGAATTTTTGAATCTTTCCGGTCGACGTTCTTGGAATGGGCATGAAGATGAACCGGCCCGGAACCTTGAATGGCGCAAGATGCTCGCGACACCACAGCCGAAGCATTTCGGCATCCGCATGCTGACCGGCGGCAAGCTCGATAAAGGCACAGGGCGTTTCGCCCCACTTGTCATGCGGCATTGCAACGACAGCGGCAACGCCGACCGCCGGGTGCCGGTACAGCGCTTCCTCGACTTCGAGAGAGGAAATATTTTCCCCGCCCGAGATGATGATGTCCTTGGCCCTGTCCTTTAGCTGGATGTAGCCATCGGGATGTATGACGCCCAGATCGCCAGAGTGGAACCAGCCACCTTCGAATACCTGCTGCGTTGCCTCGGCGTTGCGAAAATAGCCCTTCATCACAACATTTCCGCGAAACATGACCTCACCCATGGTTTTGCCGTCTCTCGGTACAGGGGTCATCGTCTCAGGGTCCAGAACGTCTAGCTGCTCCAGCGGCAGATAGCGCACACCCTGACGGGATTTGAGCACGGCCTGCTGGGTCGGGGGCAGATCGGACCAGGCGTCATGCCAGTCATTTGCTACCGAAGGGCCGTATGTTTCGGTCAGCCCATAAAGATGGGTCACGTCAAAGCCCGCGGTTTTCATGTCCGCCAACAGCGTTTCGGGCGGGGGGGCCGCGGCTGTGAAGAACTGCACGGTGTGATCGAGATCGCGTTTGACGGCATCCGGCGCCGAAATCATCAGCGACATGACGATGGGAGCCCCGCAAAGATGTGTCACGGCCTCGTCGGCCATCGCATTCCAGATCTGCTCGGCGCGTACTTGCCTCAGGCAAACATGAGTGCCGATGACAGCGGACATCGTCCACGGGAAACACCAGCCGTTGCAATGAAACATCGGCAAGGTCCACAGATAGACCGCGTGTTTTTGCATTGAGGAGACCAACGCATTTCCCTGCGCCAGCAGGTAAGCCCCCCGATGATGCGATACCACGCCCTTGGGGTTGCCGGTCGTGCCGGACGTGTAGTTGATCGAGATCGCGTCCCACTCGTCCTCGGGCATCAGCCAGGCGAAATCCGGATCTCCGCCGGACAGGAATGCCTCGTAATCGGTTGCTTCGACATGTATTTGTGGACCGGTAAACTCCGGGTCATCGTATTGGATCAAAACCGGTTTCACCGAAGCGAGCGCCAGCGCCTCTTGCATCAGGGGCATGAACTCGCGGTCGACGATCACAATCTTGGACGTCGCGTGGTCCAGCTGAAACGCGATTATGGAAGCGTCCAGACGGGTGTTGACCGAATGCAGGACGCCGCCGCACATCGGCACGCCGTAGTGGCACTCCAGCATCGCAGGCGTGTTCGCCAACAGGGCCGATACCGTATCGCCACGTCCGATGTCGTGCTGAGCCAAGGCCGAGGCCAGTTGCCGCGACCGCCTGTAGAACGCGGCATAGTTGCGCCGCAGAGCGCCATGGACAATTGCGATGTGGTCGGGAAAAACACTGGCGGCACGGTCCAGAAAGGTGAGCGGCGTAAGGGGCTGATAATTCGCAGGATTGCGGTCCAGATCTGTGTTGTATGGGTTCGTTTCCATCGGCTCAGGCGTCCTGCCACCGGGGCGCACGTTTTTCGATGAAGGCGCCGATGCCCTCTTCGGCATCCCGGGCGAGCATGTTTTCGACCATCACGCCGGAGGCGAAATCATAGGCCTCAGGCAGGCTCATCTCGCGTTGCACATAAAATGCACGCTTTCCGATGGCGAGGGTCATGCTGGATTTGGACGCGATCTTGCGGGCCATCTCCATCGTGGCATCTTGCAGCAACTCCGGGGCGACGGCCCGGTTGATCAGCCCGATTTCTGCTGCGCGGCCCGCCGATGTCATGTCGCCGGTCAGCAGCATTTCCATCGCGTGCTTGCCCGCCACGTTACGCGACAGGGCCACCATCGGGGTAGAGCAGAACAGGCCGATATGAACACCCGGCGTACTGAATTGCGCCGTGTCCGCCGCAATGGCCAGATCGCAACTGGCCACCAGCTGACAGCCCGCGGCCGTCGCTACCCCCGTGATCTCGGCAATGACGGGTTTGGGGCAATTCACGATCCCCTGCATGACGCCGGAACACTGCGCCATAACCTTTGTGAAATAGGCCCTTCCACCATCAGGGCCCGCCCGTCCGGCGGTCATTTCCTTCAGGTTGTGGCCCGCACAAAAGGCCGGTCCGTTTGCTGCCAGAATGATAACGCGCACCGCTGCGTCAGACCCGGCGTCGGCAAAGGCGGCGTCCAGCTCTGCCAGCATCGCTTCGGACAGTGCATTGCGCCGCCCGATGTCATTCAAGGTCAGACGCAAGATGCCGTCGTCATCCAGATCACGCAGCAGAATATTGCCATTTTGCAAGGGTCACATCCTTCTTTGGAGTTTACAGAACGTTGATTTCCACATTGTCAGAAAGCGTGTCGGCGATAAAGCAATAGCGATGCGCGCGGTTCTGCATCTTTTCCAGCTCGGTCGCGTTGATGGCAAAGACTGCATCAAACCGCACCACCGAATGCAGGTCAATGCGGGTCACCGACATCTGACCCTTGGGGTTCGCGCCCAGATGGGCGACGCCATGATCGTGATAGTTGGCCAAGGGCCAACCGGCTTTGGCAGCCAGCGCAAGAAACGTCATCATGTGACAGCTGGACAGGGCCGCTGCGAGGGCCTGTTCGGGATTGGCATTGGCGGGATCACCGCCCCAATCCGGGGCGGCGTCCACCTGGACATCATAGCTGTCATTGTACTGCATGGAATGTACGTTCGAGTACTGGCCCGTGTGCAGCGCGGGTTCTGCGCGCTGCCAGTGCAGTTTGATCGATAGGTCGGCTATTTGGCAGGTCCCTGTTTTGGCCGTGGCGCTTATGCGGCGGCGATTGCCTTTCGGGGATCGTAGAACGGACGCTCCGTGACGGTGGCGCGGCGCGGGCTGAATTGGTCATGACGTCGGCTTTCATGCCGATCACCGCGCCCTCCACCGACACCATGGCCAGGGCGATGTTTTGCTCCAGGCGCGGCGAATAGACAGCAGAGGTGACCTTGCCGATGGCGGCCTCACCCTTGGTTCTGTCTCAGAAAGTCGTGTTTGGCCCCGTCAAAGCAGCGCCGTCGATGATCAAGCCGACCTGTTTGCGGCTCACCCCTTGCTGCTAAAATCGGCCTCCATATCAGGGTTCACGAGTCGGTCAAAACCAAGTTCGTAGGGGGTCGTGTTGATATCCGCATCGGCATGATAGGACAGCATGCCGCCTTCGATGCGACGGATCGAAGACGTGTGGCCGGGTTTCAGGCCAAAAGGCTCCCCCGCTGCCATGATCTTTTCCCACAGTTCGTCGCCGCGCGATCCGTCGCGCAGGTAGATCTCATAGCCCAGTTCGCTGGACCAGCCGGTGCGCGACACGATGAGCGCAATGCCGTCAAGTTCAACCTCGCGCGGCCAGTAACAGCGTAGATCCATGATGCCGCCACCGAACAGCGCCTGCATGATCTCGCCCGTTTTGGGGCCCTGCAATTGCAACGGCGGCACATCCGGCTCGCGGTTTGTGACATCAAGGCCGGAATGTACGGCCACGCCCTGCGCCCAAAGCAGGACATCGCCGTCTGCGAGCGAAATCCAGAAGTGGTTTTCCGCCAATCGCAGCAGGACCGGGTCATTCAGAATACCGCCCGTTGCATTGGTGATCAGGATGAATTTACACTGTCCGACTGCCATCTGCCTGCGTCATGATTTTCGCCCTTGTTAGTCGGCAGCCGGACCGGTCGCGGGGGGTGAACATTGCCCTGTTGCTACCCTGGGATACCGAATGACGGCGGACTGAAAAAAGGCCGTTCCAAGACTGAACAGACCATTTTGCGACGTCACTCAGCCCGTTTGGGCGCGCCTTGCTACCTGCTTTGCAAGGTTAGGCCGGGCGCTCTTGATGCTGCGGGTCATGATTTATGTCATGTATCGATCAATTCCGCGTTCGGCATGATAGCCCCGAATGAAACCAGCGGCCTTCAATTTGTCCAGACGGGCCCGGCAAGGTGTCGCAGAGATATTGGCGATCTCGGCCAGCTTGGTTTTGCTTAGTGGGCCATGCTGCTGAACTGCGCTGAGGATACGAATATCCGTCGCATCAAGGCCAACCCTTTTCATTCGTACGAAACTTTAATTGCGTCTCATCGGTACCATGGACAAAGCGAGCCGCTGCTTGCCCCCGAAAGCAATCTTGGTGCGCAAATCCCGAGCCGGTGATCAATTTTGCGACCACTTCCACCGCATCCGCGTCGGCACCCCGTCGGCCCAAGCTCCAGCAGGGCGCTGTGGCCAACCCACGTCTTATGTGATGATGTCAGCACGGCTGCTGCAATTGTGTATTCTGAAAGTCAGCTCTTTGCCGGTTTCACGGGGGGCATAGTTGCTGCGCAAGTCTGCTTTCCTGAAGGGTTGATGCGGATGCGGTGGAAGTGGTCGCCGCGCTTCGCGAATGATTTCCCGGTCGAACTACGGGGAGACCCCAGGCTTCATCGACGCACTTCCAGCACAGTGGCAAATACCGTGGCCTGCCTGATGACGCATCGCTGCGGATGAGAAATTTCCTTCTCAGGTCGAACCCTGACTCACTGATCCGACGGAACATCGTATTCGCTTCATTGATACCGCAGCTTATGCGGCTTGACTGTCGGTTGCGGAGACCCGCGGCGCCCAGGTCCACGGTAGCAATTCATCAGGCCTGTTGATTTTGTGATCATGTATGCGTGCGAGAACCTTAGCGAGGTAGGTCTGTGGGTCGAGGTGTTCAGCTTGGCGTCCTCTGCCTGCAACGCCGCGATCATCCGCTGCCCGGCAGCGCATGCTTGGATGCGCGAGAGGGGGCAGGTTTGTGGCAGGTTTTGACACGCGCCTGGCGACCAAAAATCAGGCTCAAGAACCATATAATTAACGTAAACCCGGATGTAAAATCACCCCACGCGCGCGGGCGGCGCCCCAGTCCGGGCGCCACCAGTCGCTCACTTGCTGGTCGGCAGCCGATTGCGAAGCAATTTGCCGAGAGGGGTCCAGAGCATCGCAAGCTGTGCTGAGGTCGTTCGCATCGCCCCGTCCTTGGCGCTCGGCCACGGAAATGATCCCGGCTCGAGGACTTTGTAATAAGGGCAAAACCCTTGGCTATCCCAATAGAGCAGCATGATCCGATCCCCGCGTCGCCCCCGGAATGCAAACACTGCGCCACTGGCGGACTTTTGCCGCAGCACATCCTGGGCAAGTGCCGCCAATCCAGCGATCCCTTTCCTCATATCCGTAACCCCACAGGCCAGTTAAGGGCCGATCATGCGGCTTCCACCGCACGGATCAAGGATGTCAGCGCGGTCGGGTCTATTGTGCGATCAAAATGCAGACAGCGGCCGCACCGTAAGCGCAATTCAATCGCACTCGGTGTCGGAGTTTCAGCGACTGTGGGCTGCGTCACCGCGACCGGTATATCTAAAGGAAAAAACAACACCCCGGCATTGGGCGACCACAGGCCCTTCTTCTTGAGATCCTGCCGCCAGGCATAAATTTGTTGCCGCGTGACCGTCACGCCGCCGATGCCCACCGCCATGACAATCTTGAGCTTGTCCTCGTCGCGCCAGAAGCGCCGTCGCTTGACCCCAAGAGTTTCGCCGCGCATCGCAGACCCCGCATAAGATACGTCGCTAAGGACGTCGTTAAACACGTGTCTTAGATCAAAGCCCCGGCGTCAGGCAGGCAGTGCCAACGGAGTGATTACGGACCATCATCGCGAAGAGTCTCACCCAGCGGAAAGAGGATGCTGTGAATCCCGAAAAGGGGATGGTGTGACTGACACGCAGCTGGAAATGGTGCCGCACAAGGGATTCGAACCCCTGACCTCCGCATTACGAATGCGATGCTCTACCAGCTGAGCTAGTGCGGCGCTGGCATCATGTCCTAAATCGCAAGGTTTCATAGGTCAACAGGATGTTGCAAGACCAGCCGGATCTGGTGGGATCAACAGGAACGGCTGAAGCTGTTCTTTCGGATTGGTGGTGAATGGAAAATGACGCCTATCAGCAGCACAACTTTATCCCGAAAGAGCCGATGGCTTTGCACGGCAGGGAGTTTGTGATGCTGATCTTGGTAAATTTACAGCCTGCGTTCCAGCCACCTGAACAGTAGGGACAGCCCGAAACACAGCAGGAAATAGAGCGCGGCGGTGGTGATCCAAGCTTCGAAGATCAGCCGGGTCGAGGCGACCAGTTCGACTGTTTTGTAGGTGAGATCCTGAACCGAAATCAGCGAGATGATGGAGCTGTCCTTGATCAGGCTGATGAACTGGTTTGCCATGGGGGGCGTCACCTTGCGCATCGCCTGCGGCAGGATGATGTACCGCATTTCCTGAAGCGGACCCATGCCGATGGCGCGCGCGGCCTCGCGCTGGCCCCTGGGGGTGGACTGGATGCCGGCGCGCACGATTTCACCGACAAAGGCGCTCTCAAACAGGGCCAGGACGATGACGCCCGAGATCAGCGACGGAAAGCGGCGCATGTCGCCGAAAAAGAATTCCCAGGTACCAGCGTTATCGCCGCGGGCGATGCCCCGCGCCCAAGAGTTCAGGTCCAGCGCGTCGATCAGCTGTTGGGACAGGAAAAAGAAAAAGATGAAGATGATGACGACGGGCGGGATATTGCGTAAAAGCTCCATGTAGGTGCGCGCCAGCAGTCGCACCGTCAGGTTCTGCGCGCAGCGCGCGATGCCCAGCAGGGTGCCCAGCACCAGCGCCAGAACGCTGGCATAGATGCTGATGCGGATCGTCGTGAACAGCCCCTGAAGCAACAGGTTGGCGAACCACTCGCCCCGGTCTTCGCGCCAGCGCAGGATGTAATCGGGGATCAGGTGCCAGCGCCATTCATAGCTGAGCGTGCCCTCAATGGTCAGCGCGACATAGCCGATCCCCGCCGCCAGAACGGCGAGGATCAGCAGGTCGGGCCAGCGCAGGTTTCGCAAGATCGAGGGCGCGCGAGGCATTTTTATTCAGCGACTTCAGACTGCCAGTCGTCGCCCTTGAACCAATAATCGTTCCGTTCTTTCAGCCAGCCCGAGGCCGTGCGCGCGGCGATCCAGTTGTTGAAGAAATTCAGCGCATCGGGATCGCCCTTGCGCAGCGCGAACCCTTCGCCGGTGGCAAGGAACGTCCGATCGAACGGCACGTGCAGCTTCTCGGGGTAACGGCGCGCCTCGATGGACGGTGCCGGTTCGGCGAACATGGTGGCGTGGGCGTTGCCGTTCAGCACCTCCTGAACGGCGGCGGCTTCCTCGTCAAACAGCAGCAGCTGCGCCTCGGGGAACAGCGTGGCGATCACCGTGGCGGGGGTGGCGCCGCGCCGCGCCGAGAAAATGATATCGGGGGTGTTGTACTCCTCCAGCGCAAGCCCGTCGGTCATAGGCTTGTTCGCCAGAATAGTCTGGCCCGAAAACGCGTAGGGGTCACTGAAATTCACCGTCAGGTTCCGCTCGGGGGTGATCGACATGCCGGAAATGATGACGTCGAAATTGCCCGACACCAACTGCGGGATGATGCCATCCCACGCGGTCGGGATGAATTCGACGTCGACGCCCATATCCACGGCCAGCGCGCGGCCCACGTCCAGTTCGAACCCGATCAGTTCGCCGTTCTTGTCGCGCATGGACCACGGCGCGAACACTGAC
This window harbors:
- the tnpB gene encoding IS66 family insertion sequence element accessory protein TnpB (TnpB, as the term is used for proteins encoded by IS66 family insertion elements, is considered an accessory protein, since TnpC, encoded by a neighboring gene, is a DDE family transposase.), coding for MACGVTDMRKGIAGLAALAQDVLRQKSASGAVFAFRGRRGDRIMLLYWDSQGFCPYYKVLEPGSFPWPSAKDGAMRTTSAQLAMLWTPLGKLLRNRLPTSK
- a CDS encoding transposase, which produces MRGETLGVKRRRFWRDEDKLKIVMAVGIGGVTVTRQQIYAWRQDLKKKGLWSPNAGVLFFPLDIPVAVTQPTVAETPTPSAIELRLRCGRCLHFDRTIDPTALTSLIRAVEAA
- a CDS encoding amino acid ABC transporter permease → MPRAPSILRNLRWPDLLILAVLAAGIGYVALTIEGTLSYEWRWHLIPDYILRWREDRGEWFANLLLQGLFTTIRISIYASVLALVLGTLLGIARCAQNLTVRLLARTYMELLRNIPPVVIIFIFFFFLSQQLIDALDLNSWARGIARGDNAGTWEFFFGDMRRFPSLISGVIVLALFESAFVGEIVRAGIQSTPRGQREAARAIGMGPLQEMRYIILPQAMRKVTPPMANQFISLIKDSSIISLISVQDLTYKTVELVASTRLIFEAWITTAALYFLLCFGLSLLFRWLERRL
- a CDS encoding transporter substrate-binding domain-containing protein — encoded protein: MSTTRRKALLLGLAFAATTSTIQPALAQSATQSLARESVIETIKQDGVLRVGLSVFAPWSMRDKNGELIGFELDVGRALAVDMGVDVEFIPTAWDGIIPQLVSGNFDVIISGMSITPERNLTVNFSDPYAFSGQTILANKPMTDGLALEEYNTPDIIFSARRGATPATVIATLFPEAQLLLFDEEAAAVQEVLNGNAHATMFAEPAPSIEARRYPEKLHVPFDRTFLATGEGFALRKGDPDALNFFNNWIAARTASGWLKERNDYWFKGDDWQSEVAE